In a genomic window of Weissella tructae:
- a CDS encoding NADP-dependent oxidoreductase, whose product MLAIQLSAFGTPDVLKTAEVPVPELTPSQVLVQNHAVAIDPYDVKFVAGLMGDKPLPLIPGSSVVGEIVAVGDKVTDFEIGDRVAATRYLKGYASFVPVHQKNLAKVPDNLSDEVAVAAVLGAATGFEMITSVLDVQANQNILITGAAGAVGTTAAQIAKLRGANVYALVRPNQMERMAELNVSVVTDDNVPDIIFDGVLNTINDNDLAQQLIQRLSPQGQFISLTPLPEDITASDNVSEVFASGTGNHLSALFTHMSDGDITINIADVMPFNEKNLQAAHRIMLEDHPQGKLVLTF is encoded by the coding sequence ATGTTAGCTATTCAATTGTCCGCATTCGGCACACCTGATGTGTTAAAAACAGCCGAAGTACCTGTCCCTGAATTAACACCCTCGCAAGTTTTAGTGCAAAATCACGCTGTCGCAATCGATCCTTATGACGTCAAATTTGTTGCCGGACTAATGGGTGATAAGCCATTACCACTCATTCCCGGTTCAAGTGTCGTTGGTGAAATTGTCGCTGTTGGTGACAAAGTTACTGACTTTGAAATTGGCGACCGTGTCGCGGCGACACGTTACTTAAAAGGTTATGCATCATTTGTACCCGTGCATCAAAAGAACTTAGCTAAAGTACCTGACAATCTATCTGATGAAGTAGCTGTGGCCGCTGTTTTAGGCGCAGCCACTGGTTTTGAAATGATAACAAGCGTTCTAGATGTACAAGCAAATCAAAACATTCTAATCACTGGTGCAGCTGGAGCCGTTGGAACCACTGCAGCTCAAATCGCTAAATTACGTGGCGCCAATGTTTATGCCTTAGTTCGTCCAAACCAAATGGAGCGTATGGCAGAATTAAACGTCTCTGTGGTAACAGATGATAATGTACCCGATATTATTTTTGACGGTGTTCTAAACACTATCAATGATAATGACTTAGCTCAGCAATTAATCCAACGTTTATCACCACAAGGTCAGTTCATTTCTCTAACGCCACTGCCTGAAGACATCACAGCAAGCGACAATGTCTCTGAAGTCTTTGCAAGTGGTACTGGTAATCATCTCTCTGCGCTCTTTACACATATGAGTGATGGCGACATCACGATTAATATCGCAGATGTTATGCCTTTTAACGAAAAAAATCTGCAGGCCGCTCACCGTATTATGCTTGAGGATCATCCCCAAGGTAAATTAGTGTTAACGTTTTAA
- a CDS encoding APC family permease — MAGTVWQNMRRQASPSNYEDKDQQLIPTLRTKDLIAMGVGAVVGAGIFTIPGIVAADYAGPAVVISFIIAAVVAGLSALAYSEFASAMPFAGSIYSWSNVIFGEFVGWLIGWIVLSEYVIALALLASGWSAYFQGFIGGLGVDMPTALSGSFNLANGQYVDLLSAIALIGTCMLIVRGMKGVAIVENALVIMKVGVILLFIVVGATAIQVSNWVPFIPAHEVGTQFGGMQGIFHGASQVFFAYIGFDTIASNSAETVDAQKTMPKAIIGTLVVATLLFVAVAAVLTGMFPYQDYAGNAEPAAWALRQAGHYFTANILSVVALVGMFTGIIAFMIGGSRLLYSFARDGLLPKFIANLDGKGLPLTATLVLTVIAIVLSSAMPVELLANLVSAGTLVAFGSASLGILFLRKRKDIDHSGYKVPLYPILPAISVLCCLGLFVSLSPKSMLLTAGWISLGAIFYFAYGMKHSAQNKD, encoded by the coding sequence ATGGCAGGAACTGTTTGGCAGAATATGCGCCGACAAGCGAGTCCTTCGAATTATGAGGACAAGGATCAACAATTGATTCCGACGCTGCGCACAAAAGATTTAATCGCAATGGGAGTTGGGGCCGTGGTTGGGGCTGGAATCTTTACGATTCCTGGAATTGTAGCCGCCGATTACGCTGGACCAGCCGTTGTGATTTCATTTATTATCGCAGCTGTGGTAGCTGGGTTATCAGCATTAGCATACTCAGAATTTGCGTCAGCAATGCCGTTTGCTGGATCAATTTATTCATGGTCTAACGTTATTTTTGGTGAATTTGTTGGTTGGTTGATCGGTTGGATCGTGCTATCAGAATATGTTATCGCGCTAGCCTTGCTGGCATCAGGTTGGTCTGCTTACTTCCAAGGATTTATTGGTGGTTTAGGTGTAGATATGCCAACAGCCTTAAGTGGTTCATTTAACTTAGCAAATGGTCAATATGTTGACTTGCTAAGTGCCATTGCGTTGATTGGAACATGTATGTTGATCGTTCGTGGTATGAAGGGTGTTGCGATTGTTGAAAACGCCTTGGTTATCATGAAGGTTGGGGTTATCTTACTATTCATCGTTGTTGGAGCAACTGCTATTCAAGTATCTAACTGGGTACCATTTATTCCGGCACATGAAGTTGGAACGCAATTTGGTGGAATGCAAGGTATCTTCCATGGTGCCTCACAAGTGTTCTTTGCTTACATTGGTTTTGACACAATTGCCTCAAACTCAGCTGAAACCGTTGATGCACAAAAGACAATGCCAAAGGCCATCATTGGAACTTTGGTAGTGGCAACATTGTTGTTCGTTGCCGTTGCGGCTGTTTTGACAGGAATGTTCCCATACCAAGACTACGCTGGTAATGCCGAACCTGCTGCATGGGCTTTGCGTCAAGCTGGTCACTACTTTACAGCTAACATCTTGTCTGTTGTGGCCTTGGTTGGAATGTTTACAGGAATTATTGCCTTCATGATTGGTGGGTCACGTTTGTTGTACTCATTCGCACGTGATGGACTACTGCCAAAGTTTATTGCCAACTTGGATGGTAAGGGATTGCCACTAACTGCAACATTGGTTTTGACAGTTATTGCGATTGTGCTATCTTCTGCTATGCCAGTTGAATTGTTGGCTAACTTGGTTTCTGCGGGAACATTGGTTGCCTTTGGATCTGCATCATTGGGTATCTTATTCTTACGTAAGCGTAAGGATATTGATCACTCAGGATACAAGGTGCCGCTATACCCAATCTTGCCAGCGATTTCAGTATTGTGCTGTTTGGGATTGTTTGTCAGCTTGAGCCCTAAGTCAATGTTGTTGACAGCAGGTTGGATTAGCTTGGGAGCAATCTTCTACTTCGCTTATGGGATGAAACATAGCGCACAAAACAAAGATTAA
- a CDS encoding PaaI family thioesterase has product MTVAKFLHLNAEILTAELVTVTLPITAQTKQPYGVVHGGINALIAEEAASLGANEALKAAGRLDEVAVGVDIQTHHLASVTQGVLEGRATPIKIGGRIQTWQVTIREMITDTETAFSTVTLTSMSRPK; this is encoded by the coding sequence ATGACTGTTGCTAAGTTTTTGCATCTTAATGCTGAAATTTTAACCGCTGAATTAGTCACGGTTACATTACCTATTACTGCACAAACCAAACAGCCATACGGCGTTGTCCATGGCGGAATTAACGCCCTTATTGCGGAAGAAGCTGCTAGCCTAGGGGCCAACGAAGCCTTAAAAGCAGCTGGCCGTTTAGACGAAGTTGCTGTTGGTGTGGATATTCAAACACATCATTTAGCCAGCGTAACACAAGGGGTCCTAGAAGGTCGTGCCACACCGATTAAAATTGGTGGGCGTATTCAAACCTGGCAAGTCACCATTCGTGAAATGATTACCGATACTGAAACTGCCTTCTCAACAGTGACACTTACAAGCATGTCACGTCCAAAATAA
- a CDS encoding asparaginase yields the protein MQEILILTTGGTIASQETDNGLAPGMPDEKLMTYFEPRPGINLSIETVMNKDSSNMQPEDWLTMAERIQHHIDDYDAFIITHGTDTMAYTAAGLAYLLNNVSKPIVITGSQVPLEMIETDAIRNLHDALTVASQADLRGVYLVFNGLVMAGTRAVKTKSKSYGAFESINYPYLASVADGQFKMLYEPRENDKIVMSELAIDTNVFVLKAFPGMPVEIFDYLGDTAHGVIIESFGNGGLPFERRNLIPAIEKLTARGIPVIITTQILEEGQDINLYEVGKKVADAGGITVGDMNTEAAVAKLMWVLADTRDLDKVRVLMQTPIAHDLNFV from the coding sequence ATGCAAGAAATTCTAATTCTAACGACTGGGGGCACGATTGCCTCACAAGAAACAGATAATGGTTTAGCACCAGGTATGCCTGATGAAAAGTTGATGACGTATTTTGAACCACGACCAGGCATTAATTTGTCAATTGAAACGGTGATGAATAAAGATTCTTCAAACATGCAACCAGAAGATTGGTTAACAATGGCTGAACGTATTCAACATCATATTGATGATTATGATGCCTTTATTATCACACATGGAACAGATACCATGGCCTACACGGCAGCGGGTTTGGCTTACTTGTTGAACAATGTCAGCAAGCCAATCGTCATCACTGGGTCACAAGTGCCATTAGAAATGATTGAAACAGATGCGATTCGCAATCTACACGATGCATTAACTGTTGCGAGTCAAGCAGACTTGCGTGGTGTGTACTTAGTATTTAATGGTCTGGTCATGGCAGGAACACGTGCTGTGAAGACCAAGAGTAAGAGTTACGGTGCATTTGAGAGTATCAATTATCCATACCTTGCGAGCGTCGCCGATGGACAATTTAAGATGTTATATGAACCACGTGAAAATGATAAGATTGTGATGAGCGAATTGGCCATCGACACGAATGTCTTTGTCTTGAAAGCATTCCCCGGGATGCCGGTTGAAATCTTTGATTACTTAGGTGATACAGCGCATGGTGTTATTATCGAAAGTTTTGGAAATGGTGGTTTGCCATTTGAACGTCGTAATCTAATTCCAGCCATTGAAAAGTTAACTGCACGTGGTATTCCAGTTATCATTACAACGCAGATTCTGGAAGAAGGACAAGATATCAACTTGTACGAAGTTGGTAAGAAAGTCGCGGATGCTGGTGGGATTACTGTTGGGGACATGAACACAGAAGCGGCCGTTGCTAAATTAATGTGGGTCTTAGCGGACACACGTGACTTAGATAAGGTTCGAGTGTTGATGCAAACACCAATCGCTCACGATTTGAATTTTGTGTAA
- a CDS encoding helix-turn-helix domain-containing protein produces MPDLGQALKESRNAANLSQNDVADAIHVSRQSISKWENNSQMPDISKVKDMCQLYGVTIDQLMDKVGDDDSESNEIHSNSGDGATHSLEENIKQDYAKIKAQTPFDDSALLLVLTVICAFIPIVDLIAPWLVMWKNKRSNRYYVWINIICVVTWLITMGSYAVAFVISDRYF; encoded by the coding sequence ATGCCCGACCTAGGACAAGCGTTAAAAGAGAGTCGTAATGCAGCCAATCTGTCACAAAATGATGTAGCAGATGCCATTCATGTATCACGACAATCAATTTCAAAATGGGAAAATAATTCACAAATGCCAGACATATCTAAAGTTAAAGATATGTGTCAACTTTACGGGGTAACAATTGATCAGTTGATGGATAAAGTTGGCGATGATGACAGTGAATCAAATGAGATACATAGCAACAGTGGGGATGGTGCAACACATAGCTTAGAAGAAAATATCAAACAAGACTACGCTAAAATTAAAGCGCAAACGCCATTCGATGATAGTGCGTTGTTATTAGTTTTGACAGTTATCTGTGCATTTATTCCGATTGTGGATTTGATTGCACCTTGGTTAGTGATGTGGAAAAACAAGAGATCTAATCGATACTATGTTTGGATTAACATTATTTGTGTTGTGACATGGCTAATTACGATGGGTTCGTATGCCGTAGCGTTCGTGATTTCAGATCGCTACTTCTAA
- a CDS encoding MIP/aquaporin family protein, translated as MDKLKVYLAEFLGTLLLVAMGTGAVVFAGGQGGILPVALAFAFAIVAAAYALGGISGAHLNPAVSLAMAINKRMGWSDFVGYVGAQLLGALAGSAMILGIWFSMGVKGDMWAQVQLGSTTYPNDGVVQISALSAGIIEAVLTFVLVLIILMVTSKKFGAGVATGLVIALTLAGLIIVGGALTGASLNPARSFAPALFEAFLGNAKAMGQMGVYLVGPMVGGALAAFTAKFLGSEEA; from the coding sequence ATGGATAAGTTAAAGGTATATTTGGCAGAATTCTTAGGAACTTTGCTATTGGTTGCAATGGGTACAGGTGCCGTTGTATTTGCAGGAGGACAAGGTGGAATCTTGCCAGTTGCGCTAGCATTTGCATTCGCAATCGTTGCAGCAGCATACGCACTTGGTGGAATTTCAGGTGCACACTTGAACCCAGCAGTATCATTGGCTATGGCCATTAACAAGCGTATGGGTTGGTCAGACTTCGTTGGTTACGTTGGAGCACAATTGTTGGGAGCATTGGCTGGTTCAGCAATGATCTTGGGAATCTGGTTCTCAATGGGTGTTAAGGGAGACATGTGGGCACAAGTTCAACTTGGATCAACAACTTACCCTAACGACGGTGTTGTACAAATTAGTGCATTGAGCGCCGGAATTATCGAAGCTGTTTTGACATTCGTCTTGGTTTTGATCATCTTGATGGTTACTTCAAAGAAGTTTGGTGCCGGAGTTGCAACTGGACTAGTTATCGCATTGACACTAGCCGGATTGATCATCGTTGGTGGTGCGTTGACTGGAGCTTCATTGAACCCAGCACGTTCATTCGCCCCAGCTTTGTTCGAAGCATTCTTGGGTAACGCTAAGGCTATGGGTCAAATGGGTGTATACCTTGTTGGTCCTATGGTTGGTGGAGCATTGGCTGCATTCACTGCTAAGTTCCTTGGTTCAGAAGAAGCTTAA
- a CDS encoding YdbC family protein — translation MADLKFDILQEFGTLSTSKSGWELQLNFVQWGDNQPKFDLRTWSPDHKKMGKGLTLNHDEIVKLSAVLQDVLNAEQTGQMNAIPEPVFEEEMPSENEAPAWSKLGDM, via the coding sequence ATGGCAGATTTGAAGTTTGATATTCTACAAGAGTTTGGGACGCTTTCAACTAGTAAAAGTGGTTGGGAACTTCAATTGAACTTTGTCCAATGGGGTGATAATCAACCTAAATTTGATTTACGCACTTGGTCACCTGATCACAAAAAGATGGGGAAAGGCCTAACGCTAAATCACGATGAAATTGTGAAACTGTCAGCTGTTCTGCAAGATGTTTTAAACGCAGAACAAACAGGGCAAATGAATGCCATACCAGAGCCTGTTTTTGAAGAAGAAATGCCTTCAGAAAACGAAGCACCTGCTTGGTCTAAACTTGGTGATATGTAA
- a CDS encoding cysteine hydrolase family protein — MEALLIIDYTNDFVATDGALTCGEPGQAIANRIVELANEHLAAGNAVILPTDLHEENDPLHPETALFPPHNLADTWGREFYGPLADWVRDHQDDANVYVYPKNRYSSFANTNLDNYLRSRRITSLHLTGVCTDICVLHTATDGYNLDYDLTVHADAVASFSPSGHDWALQHFQNSMGATVTSRDV; from the coding sequence ATGGAAGCTCTACTGATTATTGACTACACGAACGATTTTGTCGCAACTGATGGCGCTTTGACTTGTGGTGAACCTGGCCAAGCCATTGCCAACCGCATCGTTGAACTGGCTAATGAACATTTAGCCGCTGGTAACGCGGTGATTCTTCCAACCGATTTACATGAAGAAAACGATCCACTTCATCCAGAAACGGCCCTTTTCCCACCACACAATTTGGCAGATACATGGGGCCGCGAATTTTACGGACCATTAGCGGATTGGGTACGTGACCATCAAGATGATGCCAACGTTTATGTCTACCCTAAGAATCGATACAGTAGTTTCGCTAATACAAATCTAGATAATTACCTACGTAGCCGTCGTATTACATCACTTCATTTGACTGGTGTATGTACCGATATTTGTGTCTTACACACAGCCACTGATGGTTACAATTTAGACTATGACCTAACCGTCCATGCCGATGCTGTCGCTAGTTTTTCACCTAGTGGTCATGATTGGGCCTTACAACATTTCCAAAACAGCATGGGAGCGACTGTCACCTCTCGTGACGTCTAA